Below is a genomic region from Lampris incognitus isolate fLamInc1 chromosome 2, fLamInc1.hap2, whole genome shotgun sequence.
cacacacttgcttgctggttgtccatcgtgcccgatgatgaccatcttcttctatttgcgggtcctttgaggactcagatagcagaagatacctgcgcagagatggtttttaaagtggcatggggggtgcgcttctcccaaagccacatgacttgattgtagaggagatggttccgatggcaagggggatccctagacgaccggcacctccacacaactgcagggggctgccggaaatccagtttttcggaaaccgcctcgaagcgtgccgccacagcttgcttttctgttggggtaagctcccttagccttatgtcttccagactcacccacaaggcagcggggcagtggttgataggtgccagggcatgtccaccagggtgggcctgcacaccatatctctggggcccactgctgctccgagatcccctgccaagttagcctggggccgcaagaccccagttaccacgtgtggccacggggaggcctggcaggagtcttggtgaaggagaggctatgtactggcaagggaagggttacacgctaggatgcttccctattcgccacaaaggctagccagcggcagcaagctaagggcaggaaggacacaagcgggttggaagaacacatgcaccttccctccaactacacactgctgcactagacgcatcacaacaccctgtgtgtatgtacacacacacacacacacacacacacacacacacacgacttccAGCAAAACGAGTAATGATTAATGATAAATATTTTTTAGGAAAATTAAAAAGGAAGTTGTTTGACAGATTTCGGGAAATAGGGGCGGGACATATGAAGAACGAGCATGGGTTTTAAACTGCTCTGATTGGTTGGGAAAGCCCCGGCGTCTTTCTAGTGACGGAACCACATACGTACTCGACCTGTCCTTGAAGCCACAATAGAGGCAAGATGGTTGCATACTGGAGACAAGCAGGCCTAAGGTAGAAAATATTTACGAACGTATATTTAATGGTCGCATTTGCTCCCCCTCTGAGCATACAGGTCTTGAGTGTAATTATCTGTTTATACGAGATATCCGTCGTTGTTTCATTCATGAAATCCTGACCTAGGCTGTTGTGCTAGCGTGCTAGAAACTGTTAGCTTAATGCTCATGTGTTTTTGGCCCCAATAAATGTCTGAGGTGTAAATTGATGTTCTCTTAAGACTGGTGCATCTGTCATTTGTAATCGATGATATAATGACGCAATTCACTCCCGGCTTCTCTGTGAATCTGCGTGTCGTTAGGTTTCGGTGTCTTTGCTTGTCGCTTTCAAGCCGGTGCTCTTGTGTGCCCTCTGTCCGCAGCTATATTCGCTTCTCCGCAATCTGCGCCAGTGCGGTGCGAGCAGCGTTGAAGCCCCAGTTGAAATCCGAGGCAATGAAGGCCGCGGAGTCTAGCGTCAAAGTCCTTAAACCTAAGACAGCCGCATGTAAGTAAAATGTTGGTTTGATGTAATTATTTCTGTtaaacctgcacattgttttacaAATCATTTATCATTCCCATCAATATGGACTGGTAACTTGAGCACTATCTGGATAATGTGCCTGTCGCTTTAGTTGTAACGTTAGCACGCTGGTAAAGACGACACCCTAAAGATTTTGTAGTCACGTTTTTGAGCCTTGAAGCCCATCGTTATTCTATTTGGCGAAAATTGTATTAGATGGAAGTGGCATAAACTGGAAGTAAACTGGAAGTAGAGAAACAAATGCAGGGAAATTATACACTTACCAGTCTGTTATAGAATAGTTCTTAAATAAGACAATGTTTATATTTGAAAGGAATTTGTAAGATTAGCTCGGACTAACTTGCATCAGTGACACGTTGAGCAGGCTGCACAAATTTGCTATTCACAGTCAAAAATGCAAATTAACACTAGTTCACTTATTTCACTGAAATAATCTTCTCGTTTTCCTGTGATGCAATTGATTTCCTCTTTTACTCACTAGAATCAGATTTTTGTTAATATAAGGTTATTCATATTTGGCATCGGGTTCAACTTGGATCCAAATACACCAGTTGTCCTATTGACCTTCCAGGGAGCTTCTGATTAGCTAGGTTGCACTACAGTATCTTTCACACCATGTTTGATTGGTGTTTGTAATAAAACAGTAGCTGGTTCTCATCCACAATCCATGGGCAATGCACCATACTGTTGAGAAATGCATAATCGGAAAGGTACTAATAATAATACCCTGTCCTTTTTGTTCCTCTAGGATCTGTGACAAGGGTGTTCATAGTTTTACTTGGAGGATGACCTGTCAGCGTCCCACCCTGCACTTCCTGTTGTGAATGGCTGATGAATTAAGAACTGATAAGATCATCACTTGAGAGACTGGGGACCTAAATGGCTTACAATTTATTGTTTGTCTTTCTCTTTCATGTGTAATTAAGAAAAATGTATTAAAGATATGGAAATTGGAACGACTTGGTTTTAGGTTGTGTTTGAAGCATGTAATGTTTGAATAATTGCAAAATATCACTTGAGATTTATAGGTTTCTTGGGATTTTATTTTGATATAAATGATACAATGTACTGGGTTAGACAGGCAACATGTATAGAAGAACATATTTACACAGGtaacgtgtatgtgtgtgaacaCTTTCTTGAAATGTAGGAGGTAGGGTTACCAAGGGAAATTTAGATGTTTTGCTTGAGCTAATTTGCACTTAAAAAGTCATAAATGCATGCAATCTATATTAAAGAGAAAATGGCAAACTTCTTTATTGATGGCAGCTACAGTCACTTTAAGCCACAAGGTCTCTAGATTTATTAGTTTTTTGTGTCAGATTGTGCTCTGATTTAAAATACTTAGTGTGATCAATATTTGATAAATATGAGGGAGGGTCCCTGTAGAAAATTGACCAAAACTTAACATATTGGTTAATTAAGCCCACTGTAAATGCATTGCATTAGTGCTGTACTCAAGGTCACAAGGAATAAGTGTGCTCCTCTCTTGAAATGGGAATTTTATTCAGTTAAATCATCAAGTCATCTTTTACCTTTCCTCAATACTGCTTTTGTTTTCCTACTAAGAATCTTTCTACTTCAAAATTGTGGACTGAAAACCAAGGGCAGATGTGAAATGTTGTTTATCCCATAGGACGATTCTGTTGTTGATGGCTTCCCTCCACAGGGAGGCCCGATGGTGTCCTTTTAGCTGGTAGGGAGAACAGTCAGTCATTACGGCTCCATGCTGATGGGGGCTGCAACCTCAGTCAAGAAATAGCTGACTGGTCTTTCTGACCACTATGTTGCATCTTTTGCAATTTTTGTTTTCCGTTTGAGCTGATTAAATTGAAAGTGAATTGATCCCCAACTTAACTGTAGTGAAAACATTTTGATTTAATATGCTTTAGTTGTGGGGTCAGTGAGGTAAAACAAATCCACCTCAACGGTTGTCACTACACCTTTGGCCTTCCACTAACTCAAAGTCAATCAGTTCTCAAAGTAACCCATACATCCATCGATCCATGGCAACTCGTCCTAGCTGTATCCCTAGCAGTCTTTCTTCTCTCTGGTCATCTTGATCATAGTCTCTGGGGATCTGTAGAGGAAGATGAGTTTCTCACAGAGTATCTCCTCCAACTCCATTTCTCCTGTTTCCCGCACCACAAAGATGTCTGTGCAGAGCTTTAGGACGCGGTCTACGCATGGAAGCTCCTCAAACATGATGGATCTGGAGATACCATTGAAGAACTCCCTGACGAACTTCCCAATGACAAACACCACGGACATGTACAGGCCAACGATGCTGTGATGGACAGAGGTAAAGAACACAAGGGTTtaaaaatttgtgtgtgtgtgtgttgattgagGCCTATGTTGTTGCTTAGTATGTGCATTTTTCAGGGTTTATTGATGAGTTTATTCATGTTTTTTATGAGGGAAAAAACTGATCAAAATCTTGAAAAAGAACTTGTTTTCTTTGTCTCTCCATTTTGTTGGCCAAGGTCACTGGGATAAAGGTAAGCGGAGAATGAGAATTTTTGTGAAAATGTGGATAACATGAATAGCTATCTAGTTAGACATTATCTTCCTGACTTCCTGATAAAACACCATAgaaagccacccccccccctccgaaaaaAATCCTCTTATTCTATGACAAAATTTGTTCACATATTTGGATGTATGTAATACAAAAACTGAGTGGAGGGAGAAATCTAGGCATGCAGGTAATTGCCTTTATGGACCCCAGGCTTGTAGTTTGCATGCAATGTCTGAAAGGATAAGGAGGGCATGTTAAAGAAGCTGAGCTGTTACCTACCCATGTCCAGCCAGGAACCCAAGACTAGCGGGGCTAACTTTGTCATTGAACACCACTATTTCTATACTGTGACAGTTTTTGTGGTTGAGGGCAGGACCTGGGGAACACTCCTCCACCACCCACCACTGGccatcctcctcctctgcctccccaTTGGTCTGCTGAAGTCTGACTGACAGGGGCCTGAAGAAAGCCAGTGTTTGGATGTCCTCTGGGCGGTCTGAATGCTCTAGGCAGTGATATACATGGGTTAGTTTGAACTGTGTGCTAGCTGAGGGAACGCTGCTTTCAATGTACATGTACCATTTAAATTCACGGGATGTATCACACTGCTGAATCTATTAAGTACATCATTCTTCATGGGTTAGAAGCAGGGCCCCAGACTAACCCGCTACACACCAAAATAAAACCCTGATACAAACAGATAGTCAGAACATATCCTGCAGAGAAACAAGGGCATGTCAGTCCCATTTTTACATACAAGAATTCAAGCCACAGAATCAACATACCATAATATCAAGCCAGTTCATGAATAACAAGAAACACATGCTACTTATCTACACAATGGATCCTTTTTATGTATTTACAGGTGAAGTTCTGATGTTGTTAAGGGGAAATCTGGTTTTATGATCCTGACATAAGACCAATTAATATACGGATGACAAACCAACTTCCATCCTGGTGGCCATCTTGGACTCAGGCCCCTTAGGACCCCTGAGGAACTTCGGCAGCAGAAAATTTATGATCCTACAGGGGAGAATTAAAGAACGAAACATGATGTGATGCTAATTCACACTGAATGTGGGTATTTTTAGTCACGTTGAATGGAAGTGTTGAATGTTTTTGATTGTTAACTCATTACGATGCCCCTTGATTTCTGAGCCCAAGGCCAAAATGATGTACCCAAACTGAAATGAGTGTACACTTCATGATCATGCCCTCCCAAGAAAGGTAGGTAAGATGTTATAAATATTGACTGAAGGGTAATTGATGGCATTTGCCAATGAAAATGGTAATTTTCCCCTTCATTCTGTCTGAAAATATAACTAAAGATAGGGATAAAAGATGCCGCAGCACTAGCATATAATTGCTGAGGTTCATGGTCTAAACCCTAGTGTTGCAGTGGACTTTAAAATCACATTGGATAGAATGTATGCTAAATGAGAATATGTGAAATACTTTTATCCAAGAGGTTTGCATTAAAAAATTACAGTTGACCCCTGGAGAGCCGTTACACACTATGCTAATTTCTTAGTTTTGATTTACATTATGAAGCTGAAGTATGAAGGATACACTGATATTTTTGATCTCTTAGCGTATACTCTCCTCAATATTTCTGTCAGTAAAATGCTACATTTAAAAAACTACTAATATGATGTTTATATTTATGTAATTTTGCTTAGTAGTTCAGTTATAGGATGGTATATTTAGAGGAAGACATATTAAAATAAATTGCATGAAGTATAACCAGCttttatatatagatgtgtgtgtgtgtgtgtgtgtgtgtgtgtgtgtgactcacacAGGGCTATGCCTGGTCCCTTTTAGCATATTAACTATCTCGTCCCTCAAGACCATGTCCTTATATTTCACAGTGTGCTCTCCTGTTGTTTCAGCATTCATCGACAAGGATGCGTTCCTGGGGTGCAAAGGGAAGGCGCATGAAACAATCACTGTCATATGGAAAGGTTTGTGCCCTTCTTGACTTAAGGCACATGTGCTGTGCCACAAAGCAATTTAGAAAAGCATTTACTTGGGATTTATTTTGTTTGAGGTCTACTTTGATTTATCAAAGAGACATTTTTTCTCCTCTGTTCTTTATAGAGCTATGGTATGCCATTGTAAAAGAACTTACATAGTGCACAGatgcacacatccacatccatgtACAAATATACAcactgcatgcatgcgtgcagaaATAACCAAGCAACTCAATGACCACGACACATACACATGTGTGTCAGTAAGGGAGAACGAGAAGTATTCTCAGGGAGATGTGAAGCTAAAGGGGGCCCTTCTGAGAGACAAGCGGCTACTGTGCCAAGTAAGACCTATCAGGGAGGGTGAAAGGGCCCAGTGTCAAATCCATCAACAACAGGTGGCACCAAAATCTAAGAAGCATCTATGCGTGCACACATTCACCTGAGCAACGTCCATCGTAAGGTCATGTAAATGTGGGAAGAGTTGCTGAGCTCCTGAATCATGGCCTCGCGGCTAGCAGGGCTAATGCTCCACAACAGGCTGGCATCACTCTTTATCTTAGCCAAAATGATATCTTCCGCCTCATAGTTCATTATGAACTGCATAGCAGACtggaagagagaaggagggagtggggggggggggggagacaaaagGCAGGGAATGAAGGAAAAGGTGTGAGATGCGGATTGTAGATTTACACATTTACTTTCAACAAAGCTGACTGAATTCAAATCATCAAATCATTGTGAGGTAAAGTCAAACCAAGTTTTACTGTTCGCTGAGTAAGTTTGCACATGGGAAGGAATTTGACTCGGGATGCTCACATAAAAGACATAAGAAAAATGAcataatcatgaaaaaaaaaacaggaagaccAAGAGTGTTAAAGATTTAGTGATAGATTACTGTACATTTATATCTCTTAAAAAAAGCAAGAACCTCTGTATTTTGTGGTATACAGTAATTCCACCTGACAAATATTCACAGTGAAATAATGTAATACTGATTGTGGTAATGAAAGAAGTGTTTTTTCCCAGTTTGGGGTCCAAACTAAGAACTGCATCTCACTGGATGGGTAGCGTAGATTTTGGTGAGTCGGTTGAAGCCAGCTTCTGAGTAAGGGACCAAGTTCTGTTCCTGGGCATTCATAGTGAAGAGAGGCTGTGAAAAACCACAAAGACATTTGCATaattatgtacacacacacacacacacacacacacacacacacacacacacacacaaaaccattttcacaggCACATACAAAGACATGAACGCATGCAGCAGAAAGCAGACACTAGAGATATGCAGTAATAACGTGCTAAACATTAGCAAACTAATATACAGTAAATATATGACATGCATTTGATATTGACAATATTGGTGTATTTTTTCAATCCTTCCTGACCTCATATCCTGCTATGCTGAGCTGGATGGAGACATCTAGCGGTTGATTGGTTACTCCGGCTGCAGAACTGACCAATGACATGAAGAGAAGGGGGAACCAGATTATACTAATTAGTGTGAAGATGATGAAACCTCCCATTCCGTATTTTaccactttcttcttcttctgtcctgGAGGGTGGGGGTATTTCTGGAAAGAACAGAGGGAGATTTAAATCAATCTAGTAATGATTTAATTGCTTTTCAGTTAGTTGAAAAAAGTGAATGTATCATCAATATTGAGTCAGGGATGCTATGTatctagaaaaaaaaagagggctcGTTCTTAATCACTCTAAATTTTTAGTGTTTTTGATGTTGAAATGCTTTGTATAACACATGCAAGAATTACTTGTCAAAAAAGTTGAAGAATGTCCAAATTGAAGTGAATGATGCATCAATATTTCCAGCCAAGTACATGATTGTGCGATGGCTGTTGCATCAGTAGATTATTAGTAATGGCAACAGTGAAATACAGTGAGCTTCAAATTGTGAGTGTGCatatacacatttacacacacacacatgtacacaagccCTCACACTCACTTTCTCAGACTCTCTCAAGCATTTTATTATGAATATGTTAGCATAGATGTCCTCTACACAAATCCAGCTGGTCAGAGACAGAGTGGTGTCAG
It encodes:
- the LOC130107960 gene encoding ATP synthase subunit epsilon, mitochondrial-like, with translation MVAYWRQAGLSYIRFSAICASAVRAALKPQLKSEAMKAAESSVKVLKPKTAA